A DNA window from Capnocytophaga sp. ARDL2 contains the following coding sequences:
- the rpsI gene encoding 30S ribosomal protein S9, with protein MAVIHKIGRRKTAVARVYVSQGSGNITVNKKDFTTYFPTATLQYKVTQPLVMTENADKYDVKVNVYGGGTTGQAEAVRMAIARAMCEVDVENRAILKPEGLLTRDPRMVERKKFGQKKARKRFQFSKR; from the coding sequence ATGGCAGTTATTCACAAAATCGGTAGAAGAAAAACCGCAGTAGCTCGTGTATATGTTTCTCAAGGAAGTGGAAACATCACGGTGAACAAAAAAGATTTCACAACTTATTTCCCAACTGCAACTTTACAATACAAAGTTACTCAGCCTTTGGTAATGACTGAAAACGCTGACAAATACGATGTAAAAGTAAATGTATATGGTGGAGGAACTACAGGACAAGCAGAGGCAGTGCGTATGGCAATTGCAAGAGCTATGTGCGAAGTAGATGTAGAAAACAGAGCAATCTTGAAACCAGAAGGATTATTGACTCGTGACCCTCGTATGGTAGAGCGTAAGAAATTTGGTCAGAAGAAAGCTCGTAAGAGATTCCAATTCTCTAAACGTTAA
- the rpsB gene encoding 30S ribosomal protein S2, with protein MANKVEVKELLEAGVHFGHMTRKWNPNMAPYIYMERNGIHIINLYKTAAKIEEANEALKKIAASGRRVLFVATKKQAKDIVAEKAKAANMPYITERWPGGMLTNFVTIRKAVKKMASIDRMKKDGTFNTLSKKERLQVDRLRAKLEKNLGSIADMTRLPAALFVVDIKAEHIAVKEAKKLNIPVFAMVDTNSDPRLVDYVIPANDDASKSIEKVLSLVSNAIIEGNSERKSEKEEVAKSEAQG; from the coding sequence ATGGCAAACAAAGTAGAAGTTAAAGAATTACTAGAAGCAGGTGTTCACTTTGGACACATGACTAGAAAATGGAACCCAAACATGGCTCCTTACATTTATATGGAGCGTAACGGTATTCATATCATCAATTTATACAAAACAGCAGCTAAAATCGAAGAAGCTAACGAAGCTTTGAAAAAAATCGCTGCATCTGGTCGTAGAGTATTATTCGTTGCGACTAAAAAACAAGCAAAAGATATCGTAGCTGAAAAAGCAAAAGCAGCTAATATGCCATATATCACTGAGCGTTGGCCAGGTGGTATGCTTACTAACTTCGTTACTATTCGTAAAGCAGTTAAAAAAATGGCTTCAATCGACCGTATGAAAAAAGACGGAACTTTCAATACTCTTTCTAAAAAAGAGCGTTTACAGGTTGACCGTTTGCGTGCAAAATTAGAGAAAAACTTAGGTTCTATCGCTGATATGACACGCTTACCAGCTGCATTGTTTGTAGTAGATATCAAAGCTGAACACATCGCAGTAAAAGAAGCAAAAAAATTAAACATTCCAGTATTTGCTATGGTAGATACAAACTCAGACCCTCGTTTGGTTGACTATGTAATCCCAGCAAATGACGATGCTTCTAAATCTATCGAAAAAGTATTGTCTTTGGTTTCTAACGCAATTATCGAAGGAAACTCTGAAAGAAAATCAGAGAAAGAAGAAGTTGCTAAAAGTGAAGCTCAAGGATAA
- the tsf gene encoding translation elongation factor Ts: MANISAADVNKLRQATGAGMMDCKKALVEAEGDFDKAIEVLRKKGQKVAANRSDRESSEGAAVAFLNADNTKGAVITLNCETDFVGKNEGFVALAKELAEKAINYNTKEEFLASPYDATQTVAEKLIEQTGVIGEKIEIGGFEILEGSFVGAYVHGNKIAALTALSEKNEALAKDISMQVASMGADTLSYKDFDPAFIASETDARIAVIEKENEELARLGKTLKNVPKYISMAQLTPEVLAQAEEDAKAELKAEGKPEQIWDKILPGKLQRFISDNTTLDQEKCLLDQNFIKDDAKKVGDYVKGFGCEITGFKRVTLG; the protein is encoded by the coding sequence ATGGCAAATATTTCTGCTGCAGATGTAAATAAATTGAGACAAGCTACAGGTGCCGGAATGATGGACTGTAAAAAAGCACTTGTTGAGGCTGAAGGAGATTTCGATAAAGCAATCGAAGTACTTCGTAAAAAAGGACAAAAAGTAGCTGCAAACCGTTCAGACCGTGAGTCTTCAGAAGGTGCTGCTGTTGCTTTCTTGAACGCTGATAACACAAAAGGTGCAGTAATCACTTTGAACTGTGAAACTGACTTCGTAGGTAAAAACGAAGGTTTCGTAGCGTTGGCTAAAGAATTGGCTGAAAAAGCAATTAACTACAATACTAAAGAAGAATTCTTGGCTTCTCCATACGATGCTACACAAACAGTTGCTGAAAAATTGATTGAACAAACAGGTGTAATCGGTGAGAAAATCGAAATCGGTGGATTTGAAATCTTAGAAGGGTCTTTCGTTGGTGCATATGTACACGGAAACAAAATCGCTGCTTTGACTGCACTTTCTGAAAAGAACGAAGCATTGGCAAAAGACATCTCTATGCAAGTAGCTTCTATGGGAGCAGATACTTTGTCTTACAAAGATTTCGACCCTGCATTCATCGCTTCTGAAACAGATGCTCGTATCGCAGTAATCGAAAAAGAAAACGAAGAGTTGGCTCGTTTAGGAAAAACATTGAAAAATGTACCTAAATACATCTCTATGGCTCAATTGACTCCAGAGGTATTGGCTCAAGCAGAAGAAGATGCAAAAGCTGAATTGAAAGCTGAAGGAAAACCAGAGCAAATTTGGGATAAAATCTTACCAGGTAAATTGCAAAGATTTATCTCTGACAACACTACTCTAGACCAGGAGAAATGTTTGTTAGACCAAAATTTCATCAAAGACGATGCTAAAAAAGTTGGAGATTATGTAAAAGGTTTCGGATGTGAAATCACAGGTTTCAAACGCGTAACTTTAGGATAA